From Gimesia panareensis, the proteins below share one genomic window:
- a CDS encoding PVC-type heme-binding CxxCH protein: MPNRACLKHVCSLTVFLLFCGLTFFSLSGEEKAPKQQQAASPEDHPLILFLIGEEGYKTAESLPAFAKAHLQPLGFRTQFIFPDKDDPNSFPGLEAIKKADLLFLSVRRKTLPAAQMKLIQDYLNAGKPLVALRTSSHGFALSKGKPAEGYVEWKDFDKEVLGGEYAGDFGNKTPTDVTTQLRAEQDPIMATVRNKYFRSEGSMYKSINLKSSTKTLLRGLSNVEGQPVQMPVAWTNTYKKSRVFYTSLGHPGDFEINTFTHTLVNAIYWCLKKEPPQVDVAGKISRDRFKKDLAGNEQVDKVMKSFKGRGEVGDESDPTPPEQAVKLFQVQKDFEMETIAAEPEVMQPLYMSFDQRGRMWVVQYLQYPFPAGLKVIKYDQYLRAVFDKVPQAPPNHVKGADKISVLEDTDGDGTFDKIKDVITGLNIVSSVTVGKGGIWVLNPPYLLFYPDANGDDIPDGDPEVHLSGFGLEDTHSVANSIKWGPDGWLYGANGSTTTGTVSSAVTKQVHFKGQNIWRYHPETKIFEIYAEGGGNTFSLEIDSKGRVFSGTNNGGTRGMHYAQGGYAKKNWGKHGPLTNPYAFGYYEHMRHKGYQERFSQTFSIYEGGIFPPKYNGAVFAANSLHNRVMASNLIPDTSTYRTEDMPPIVLTQDRWFRPVDIKVGPDGCIYLADWYDSRLTHVDPRDNWHKTSGRVYRLKPKNFTPIKPFDLSKLSNAELIETMGHSNKWFRQKAVQVIGERGDQSMVPALLKIAKSDSDDRALEALWALNQLGAFDEELALELLGHRDQHVRRWTIRLLGDRHQASKQLTKSLVELAQTEPYAEVRSQLASSAKRFPAEAGLSITEVLLQREEDREDLHIPLLLWWSLESKATTDREAVLKLFSKPEFWQVKMVQDVILERIMQRYAMAGGDENYAMCAKLLKLAPSDQHKEKLMVGMLEAFRGQKIDNLPEELSKGLAEYQKSLGESDLALALRLGDKEATSRALKIIADPKADRPTRLTYIEILGQLKNKSAIGPLTAILSSRGADTHSLKRVALQALMNFDNPSIGKNILSRYHSTLLDEHDVRSTAQRVLASRKAWSKQFLNEVDAWRIKANTIPLDVVQQMALHDDPEIKASIKKHWGKVRGSTPAEKQEEMKRVARLVKEGGGQFSSGKVLFNKTCAACHTLYGEGGKAGPKLTGYERDNLNFMLLAVVDPSAAIREEFTNFLVVTDDGRTVTGLIDEQTTKTITLRDVKGQTVLINKDEIEFLKALDLSLMPDGLTKNLSDQEVKDLFSYIMSRTPSGGK; this comes from the coding sequence ATGCCGAATCGAGCCTGTCTGAAGCACGTCTGTTCCCTGACTGTTTTTTTGCTGTTTTGCGGTTTGACCTTTTTCTCGCTGTCGGGTGAAGAGAAAGCTCCGAAACAACAGCAGGCTGCGAGCCCGGAAGATCATCCGCTGATTCTGTTTCTGATCGGGGAAGAGGGTTATAAGACTGCCGAGAGCCTGCCCGCGTTTGCCAAAGCGCATCTGCAGCCACTCGGATTTCGCACGCAGTTCATCTTTCCGGATAAAGACGATCCCAACTCCTTCCCCGGGCTGGAAGCGATTAAGAAAGCCGACCTGCTGTTCCTGAGCGTCCGCCGCAAAACACTGCCTGCCGCCCAGATGAAACTGATTCAGGATTACCTGAATGCCGGTAAGCCGCTGGTGGCACTCCGGACGTCGAGTCATGGTTTCGCTTTGAGCAAAGGAAAGCCGGCGGAAGGGTACGTGGAATGGAAGGACTTCGACAAAGAAGTGCTGGGGGGTGAGTATGCAGGCGATTTCGGAAACAAAACACCAACGGATGTGACCACGCAGCTGCGGGCCGAGCAGGACCCGATCATGGCGACGGTTCGCAACAAATATTTCCGCAGCGAAGGTTCGATGTATAAGAGCATCAATCTGAAAAGTTCGACCAAGACGCTGCTGCGGGGGCTGTCGAATGTGGAAGGTCAGCCGGTGCAGATGCCGGTCGCCTGGACGAATACCTACAAGAAATCGCGCGTGTTCTATACGTCTCTGGGGCATCCGGGCGACTTCGAAATCAACACCTTCACACACACGCTGGTGAATGCGATCTACTGGTGCCTGAAAAAGGAACCGCCGCAGGTCGACGTAGCCGGCAAGATCAGCCGCGACCGGTTCAAGAAAGATCTGGCCGGGAACGAGCAGGTCGACAAGGTGATGAAATCATTCAAGGGGCGTGGAGAAGTCGGCGATGAATCGGATCCGACTCCCCCCGAACAGGCGGTCAAGCTGTTTCAGGTGCAGAAGGACTTTGAAATGGAGACCATCGCCGCCGAGCCCGAAGTCATGCAGCCTCTGTATATGAGCTTCGATCAGCGGGGGCGGATGTGGGTCGTGCAATACCTGCAGTATCCCTTCCCGGCGGGATTGAAGGTCATCAAGTACGATCAGTATCTGCGGGCGGTCTTCGATAAAGTGCCCCAGGCACCGCCGAACCACGTCAAAGGGGCGGATAAAATTTCGGTGCTGGAAGACACGGATGGAGACGGGACGTTCGATAAAATCAAAGACGTGATTACCGGACTGAATATTGTGTCGTCAGTCACTGTGGGCAAGGGCGGGATCTGGGTTCTGAATCCTCCCTACCTGTTGTTCTATCCCGATGCGAACGGAGATGACATTCCGGACGGCGATCCGGAAGTGCATCTTTCGGGCTTTGGCCTGGAAGACACGCACTCGGTCGCGAACAGCATCAAATGGGGACCCGACGGCTGGCTGTATGGGGCCAACGGCAGTACGACGACGGGAACGGTCAGCTCGGCTGTTACGAAGCAGGTGCACTTCAAAGGGCAGAATATCTGGCGGTATCACCCCGAAACAAAGATCTTCGAGATTTACGCGGAAGGGGGCGGGAATACTTTCAGCCTGGAAATCGATTCCAAGGGCCGCGTCTTTTCCGGTACGAATAATGGCGGCACTCGCGGCATGCATTACGCCCAGGGGGGATACGCCAAAAAGAACTGGGGCAAACACGGGCCGCTGACGAACCCGTATGCCTTCGGCTATTACGAACACATGCGGCACAAAGGTTACCAGGAACGCTTCAGCCAGACCTTCTCGATTTATGAAGGGGGCATTTTTCCGCCGAAATATAACGGTGCGGTCTTTGCTGCCAATTCACTGCACAACCGCGTGATGGCCAGCAACCTGATTCCCGATACTTCGACCTATCGGACCGAGGACATGCCGCCGATTGTGCTCACGCAGGATCGCTGGTTCCGTCCGGTGGATATCAAAGTTGGACCGGATGGCTGTATCTATCTGGCAGACTGGTATGACAGTCGCCTGACGCACGTGGATCCGCGCGACAACTGGCACAAAACCAGCGGTCGGGTCTATCGTCTCAAACCGAAAAACTTCACGCCGATCAAACCATTCGACCTGTCGAAGCTGTCCAACGCCGAGTTGATCGAAACGATGGGCCACTCCAACAAGTGGTTCCGTCAGAAAGCGGTGCAGGTGATTGGGGAACGGGGCGATCAGTCAATGGTGCCGGCCCTGTTGAAGATTGCGAAAAGCGACAGCGATGACCGGGCCCTGGAAGCGCTCTGGGCATTGAATCAGCTTGGGGCGTTCGACGAAGAGCTCGCATTGGAACTGTTGGGGCACCGGGATCAGCATGTACGTCGCTGGACGATTCGTCTGCTCGGCGACCGGCACCAGGCTTCGAAACAGCTGACAAAATCGCTGGTCGAACTGGCACAGACCGAGCCATATGCTGAGGTTCGTTCACAGCTGGCCTCATCGGCGAAACGGTTCCCTGCAGAAGCAGGGCTCTCGATTACCGAAGTTCTGCTGCAGCGCGAAGAAGATCGGGAAGACCTGCATATTCCGCTGCTGTTGTGGTGGTCGCTGGAAAGCAAAGCGACCACGGATCGGGAAGCTGTGCTGAAACTGTTCTCCAAACCGGAGTTCTGGCAGGTCAAGATGGTGCAGGATGTGATTCTGGAACGCATCATGCAGCGGTATGCGATGGCGGGGGGCGATGAGAATTACGCGATGTGCGCGAAACTGCTCAAGCTGGCTCCCTCTGATCAGCACAAGGAAAAGCTGATGGTGGGGATGCTGGAAGCGTTCCGGGGCCAGAAGATTGACAACCTGCCGGAAGAGCTCAGCAAAGGGCTGGCAGAATATCAGAAGAGCCTGGGCGAATCTGATCTCGCGCTGGCACTGCGACTGGGGGATAAGGAAGCGACCAGCCGGGCGCTGAAAATCATTGCCGATCCCAAAGCAGATCGGCCGACCCGTTTGACCTATATCGAGATCCTGGGGCAGTTGAAGAACAAATCGGCCATCGGTCCGTTGACCGCAATTCTGTCTTCCCGCGGTGCCGACACACATTCGCTCAAGCGGGTGGCCTTGCAGGCGCTGATGAACTTTGACAATCCGAGTATCGGCAAGAACATTCTGTCCCGCTACCACAGTACTCTGCTGGACGAGCACGATGTGCGAAGTACGGCACAACGGGTTCTGGCCAGCCGTAAGGCGTGGAGCAAGCAGTTTCTGAATGAAGTGGATGCCTGGCGGATCAAGGCGAATACGATTCCGCTGGATGTGGTTCAACAGATGGCATTGCACGACGATCCCGAGATCAAGGCCAGCATCAAGAAGCACTGGGGCAAAGTGCGCGGCAGTACCCCCGCGGAAAAGCAGGAAGAGATGAAACGTGTGGCCCGCCTGGTGAAAGAGGGGGGCGGGCAGTTCTCTTCTGGTAAGGTACTGTTCAACAAGACGTGTGCCGCCTGCCATACACTGTATGGTGAAGGAGGCAAGGCGGGACCGAAGCTGACCGGCTATGAGCGGGACAACCTGAACTTCATGCTGCTGGCGGTCGTCGATCCGAGTGCCGCGATCCGCGAGGAGTTTACGAACTTCCTGGTGGTGACCGACGACGGACGGACGGTGACCGGTCTGATCGACGAACAGACGACGAAGACGATTACTCTGCGAGATGTGAAAGGTCAGACGGTCCTGATCAACAAAGATGAGATCGAGTTCCTCAAGGCCCTCGATCTCTCGCTGATGCCGGACGGCCTGACCAAAAACCTGAGCGATCAGGAAGTCAAAGACCTGTTTTCCTATATTATGAGCCGTACTCCCAGCGGAGGAAAATAG
- a CDS encoding STN domain-containing protein, with the protein MNRLWKPVFCLAILVSLSAAGLMLAARADDKPKTKATQAQKPAPPLAPMDLQAATTQTAPVKPIYFPEPTQFEKRFQEQLNENVDAEFDETSLSYVMKFYEESTGANFVIFANHLGEEGLTVDEPITVSVKNVSLKTALELILNPIGLTYVVDRDVVKITTQAKAEEVFKTRVYPVGDLCQTPLDYLILESIIKNTGVGDWRMLKSDLNPPQQAQGSSGGGFGGGGGFGGGGGGGGGFFQVDQDKDMIALLDANNYENPTGGDGTILVMPQSRSLVICQTYHAHTAIVELLTQLRQARLVKD; encoded by the coding sequence ATGAATCGACTTTGGAAACCAGTATTCTGTCTCGCCATCCTCGTCAGTCTGTCTGCAGCAGGTCTCATGCTCGCTGCCCGGGCCGATGACAAACCCAAAACCAAAGCCACGCAGGCACAAAAACCGGCCCCGCCGCTGGCCCCCATGGATTTACAGGCAGCAACCACTCAGACGGCCCCGGTCAAGCCGATCTACTTCCCGGAACCGACGCAATTCGAGAAAAGGTTTCAGGAACAACTCAATGAAAACGTCGACGCCGAGTTCGATGAAACCAGTTTGTCCTATGTGATGAAGTTCTATGAGGAGTCCACAGGCGCCAACTTTGTGATTTTTGCAAACCACCTGGGAGAGGAAGGCCTGACTGTGGATGAACCGATTACCGTCTCAGTAAAAAATGTTTCTTTGAAAACAGCGCTGGAACTGATCCTGAACCCGATCGGTCTGACCTACGTGGTCGACCGTGATGTGGTCAAGATCACGACACAGGCCAAAGCAGAAGAAGTGTTCAAAACGCGCGTTTACCCGGTCGGTGACCTATGCCAGACTCCCCTGGATTATCTGATCCTGGAATCGATCATCAAAAATACCGGCGTCGGCGATTGGCGAATGTTAAAAAGCGATCTCAATCCCCCTCAGCAGGCTCAAGGCAGCTCTGGTGGTGGTTTTGGCGGGGGAGGCGGCTTTGGTGGCGGCGGGGGCGGCGGGGGCGGATTCTTTCAGGTAGACCAAGACAAAGATATGATCGCATTACTGGACGCCAACAATTATGAAAACCCCACCGGTGGAGATGGAACCATTCTGGTCATGCCTCAGAGCCGGTCCCTGGTCATCTGCCAGACCTATCATGCCCACACCGCGATCGTCGAGTTGCTCACCCAACTCCGGCAGGCACGACTGGTCAAAGACTGA
- a CDS encoding DsrE family protein gives MRDLLTGTFVCLLFYGTTSLIPAHATDKPVIPGQPAILTGDWPVKFTVQQKQPPVVRQAIQIKQPFYPKLNPRAQHLQDALKNDTTVDFPDVPLMKALQEIQKQHGINIFVSGSALKELGITAEEPVNVSLRGVSLKSALKIILEPLGMAYEIDQEVLKITTQAEVDRHMKTRIYPVGDLCSSEKEFLAIQNAILIGCQLQLRARKQRWSAQELELRRPAPAPAPYQTSSNPAMTFVPQCHALVVNETEEIHEKIVELLTQLRQVRQDQAGPVLQKTEQSH, from the coding sequence ATGCGAGACCTGTTGACTGGCACATTCGTTTGTCTGTTGTTTTATGGTACGACCTCACTGATCCCCGCCCACGCTACAGACAAGCCGGTCATACCGGGTCAGCCAGCCATCCTCACAGGCGACTGGCCCGTTAAATTCACCGTTCAGCAAAAGCAACCCCCTGTCGTGCGGCAGGCGATTCAGATCAAACAGCCATTCTACCCGAAACTGAATCCCCGCGCGCAACATCTCCAGGATGCGCTCAAAAACGATACGACAGTCGACTTTCCTGACGTTCCTCTTATGAAGGCACTTCAGGAAATCCAGAAGCAGCATGGCATTAATATCTTTGTCTCAGGATCAGCTTTGAAAGAACTGGGAATCACTGCCGAGGAACCCGTTAATGTTTCTCTGCGTGGGGTATCTCTCAAATCGGCATTGAAAATCATTCTGGAGCCACTGGGAATGGCCTATGAAATTGACCAGGAAGTTCTCAAGATCACCACGCAGGCAGAAGTCGATCGTCACATGAAAACGCGGATCTACCCGGTCGGCGATCTGTGCAGTTCGGAAAAGGAATTTCTGGCCATTCAAAATGCGATTCTGATTGGGTGCCAGTTACAACTCCGGGCCCGCAAGCAGCGCTGGTCTGCACAGGAACTCGAACTGCGAAGACCCGCTCCCGCCCCAGCCCCTTATCAGACCAGCAGCAACCCCGCGATGACGTTCGTCCCCCAGTGCCACGCGCTGGTCGTCAATGAGACGGAGGAAATCCACGAGAAAATCGTCGAACTGCTCACTCAGCTGCGGCAGGTCCGTCAGGATCAGGCAGGACCGGTGCTACAAAAAACAGAACAGTCGCATTAA
- a CDS encoding polysaccharide biosynthesis protein: MTEQREPQPQQRSWPRRLLNRMEVNRAVFYALVSRGWQFVSGPVTMLLIVAFFSSELQGYYYTFGALVALQTFVEMGMQVVTLYLASHEWSKLELDEQGYLTGDAAALARLRSLAKLVLKWYTIAGLFFVGGIGIAGYWFFQSQPADGVHWQGPWFCIVGLTALTLVATPCLTLLDGCDQVSVTNRYRAFQSVTGTLVVWAAISSGAGLWTSVAICAVRLFWELWLISVRYRRFFASLLPARSGPGVNWSEEVWPLHWKLAIQAMATYFTSSFVIPLMFEYQGPEVAGRLGLTWTALLTLQMAAYSWMLTRAPLFGSLVAQNDLREFNRVFRRLSQVSMRVLIAGGTLFCLIVWVLQLLQGTTLPAGWEILEPLWDLVQKLQHRILPLYPTVLLTLALIPIHIAQCVMAYIRPFKQEPFLFLNTASQLITGGLVWYLGKTWGPVGAGWGFLLTGVVLTIPGFLLILKRFTGKQL, from the coding sequence ATGACCGAACAGCGGGAACCTCAACCACAACAGCGCAGCTGGCCCCGACGTCTGCTCAACCGGATGGAAGTCAACCGGGCCGTCTTCTATGCGCTGGTCAGTCGAGGCTGGCAGTTCGTCTCGGGCCCGGTCACGATGCTGCTGATCGTCGCCTTTTTCTCCAGCGAACTCCAGGGCTATTACTACACCTTCGGGGCACTGGTCGCACTGCAGACCTTCGTCGAAATGGGCATGCAGGTCGTGACCCTCTACCTGGCCAGTCATGAATGGTCGAAGCTGGAACTGGACGAACAGGGTTATCTCACCGGCGATGCAGCAGCGCTCGCCCGACTCCGCAGTCTGGCGAAGCTGGTCCTGAAATGGTACACGATTGCCGGCCTCTTCTTCGTCGGAGGAATTGGCATCGCGGGCTACTGGTTCTTTCAGTCCCAACCCGCAGACGGAGTCCACTGGCAGGGCCCCTGGTTCTGTATCGTGGGACTCACCGCCCTGACCCTCGTCGCCACCCCCTGCCTGACACTCCTGGATGGCTGTGACCAGGTCTCCGTGACAAACCGGTATCGTGCCTTTCAAAGTGTGACGGGCACACTCGTGGTCTGGGCTGCGATTTCCAGCGGCGCAGGTCTCTGGACCAGTGTCGCGATTTGTGCCGTCCGCCTGTTCTGGGAACTCTGGCTGATCAGCGTGCGCTATCGACGCTTTTTTGCCTCCCTGCTCCCGGCTCGCTCTGGGCCCGGCGTCAACTGGTCGGAAGAGGTCTGGCCCCTGCACTGGAAGCTGGCAATCCAGGCGATGGCGACCTATTTCACCAGTTCCTTCGTGATCCCTCTGATGTTCGAATACCAGGGCCCCGAAGTTGCCGGCCGGCTCGGTCTGACCTGGACCGCACTGCTGACCCTGCAGATGGCCGCCTATTCCTGGATGCTGACCCGCGCGCCGCTGTTCGGTTCACTGGTGGCACAAAATGACCTCCGGGAATTCAATCGCGTCTTCCGCAGGCTGTCCCAGGTTTCGATGCGGGTACTCATCGCCGGGGGCACCCTGTTCTGTCTGATCGTCTGGGTCCTGCAACTGCTCCAGGGAACTACGCTCCCCGCCGGTTGGGAGATCCTGGAACCCCTGTGGGACCTGGTCCAGAAACTGCAGCATCGTATTCTCCCCCTCTACCCGACAGTTCTGCTGACACTCGCCCTGATTCCGATTCATATCGCTCAGTGTGTAATGGCCTATATCCGCCCCTTCAAACAGGAACCGTTTCTATTCCTCAATACCGCCTCGCAACTCATCACCGGCGGCCTGGTCTGGTACCTCGGAAAAACCTGGGGACCGGTGGGTGCCGGCTGGGGATTTCTGCTCACCGGCGTTGTACTGACCATCCCTGGATTTTTGCTGATCCTGAAACGGTTCACGGGAAAGCAGCTGTGA
- a CDS encoding sialidase family protein, protein MKLCIPVCLVLSLLFIDLTALAADDAASTLTYEVDLRTVREGFDGKTCWVQARAGAIPQEGDFPATVVLTMQKLLLTGSDVFYALNEMRTSDGEHWVGPMKHDTLARRRLSDTREIAICDFTPGWHAKTKKLLGTGHSVRYEHNKVMHVRKRSVAYSVYNQQDHTWSDWTTMSMPDEPRFEDCGAGSAQRWDLKDGTILLPVYFKPKAEKQYSTTVVLCDFDGEKLTYKKHGSTHTVPVKRGLYEPSITKFQQKYYLTMRNDDKGYVSVSDDGLNYSEPVVWKFDDGQELGNYNTQQHWVTHSDGLFLVYTRRGANNDHVFRHRAPLFMAEVDPQTLRVKRKTERIIVPEKGARMGNFAVVNISPSETWVVVAEWMQPIGIEKYGSNNRVYTSRIKWSRPSRTK, encoded by the coding sequence ATGAAACTGTGCATCCCGGTCTGTCTCGTTCTGAGTCTGCTCTTCATCGATCTGACCGCCCTCGCAGCAGACGACGCTGCCTCAACACTGACCTACGAAGTCGACCTGCGAACCGTGCGGGAAGGCTTTGACGGCAAGACCTGCTGGGTCCAGGCCCGCGCCGGCGCCATTCCCCAGGAGGGCGACTTCCCGGCGACGGTAGTGCTCACGATGCAGAAGCTGCTGCTCACCGGTTCGGATGTGTTTTATGCCCTGAATGAAATGCGGACCAGTGACGGCGAACACTGGGTCGGCCCCATGAAACACGACACACTGGCCCGCCGCCGACTCTCCGATACGCGCGAGATCGCCATCTGCGATTTCACCCCCGGCTGGCACGCGAAGACGAAAAAGCTGCTCGGCACCGGCCACTCGGTTCGCTATGAACACAATAAAGTCATGCACGTCCGCAAGCGGAGCGTCGCCTACTCGGTTTACAATCAGCAGGATCACACCTGGTCCGACTGGACGACAATGAGCATGCCTGACGAACCCCGCTTTGAAGACTGCGGCGCCGGCTCCGCCCAGCGCTGGGATCTGAAAGATGGCACCATCCTGCTCCCCGTTTACTTCAAACCCAAAGCAGAGAAGCAGTACAGCACCACCGTGGTCCTCTGTGACTTTGACGGCGAAAAACTAACGTACAAAAAGCATGGCAGCACACATACAGTGCCGGTCAAACGGGGCCTTTATGAACCTTCCATCACGAAATTTCAACAGAAGTATTACCTGACGATGCGGAATGACGACAAAGGCTACGTCTCCGTCAGCGATGACGGTTTGAACTATTCAGAGCCGGTCGTCTGGAAATTCGATGACGGGCAGGAGCTGGGAAATTACAACACGCAGCAACACTGGGTCACGCACAGCGACGGACTCTTCCTGGTCTACACCCGTCGCGGCGCGAACAACGATCACGTCTTCCGGCACCGGGCGCCGCTGTTCATGGCGGAAGTCGATCCGCAGACCCTCCGCGTTAAACGCAAGACCGAACGGATCATTGTCCCTGAAAAAGGGGCCCGCATGGGCAACTTTGCCGTCGTCAACATCAGCCCCTCTGAAACCTGGGTCGTGGTCGCCGAGTGGATGCAGCCGATCGGCATCGAAAAATACGGCAGCAACAACCGCGTCTACACCTCCCGCATCAAATGGTCCCGACCTTCCAGAACCAAATAG
- a CDS encoding cellulase family glycosylhydrolase gives MCVRSLSVVCCLLCASLLSAAELEWIQVSADGKSFVTAESHQRFVPWGFNYDHDRDGRLLEDYWNKEWSAIEDDFKEMKQLGANVVRIHIQFGKFMSAPDQPRAEALKKLGDLLTLAERTGLYIDLTGLGCYHKQDVPPWYDALNDQQRWEAQTHFWSAVAKQCAGSPAIFCYDLMNEPVVHGGKKKGTDWLGPGFAGKHFVQRITLSPDERTRPEIAAAWIKTLVEAIHKQDARHLITVGMVPWSLERKGLQSGFVPEKVSEHLDFICVHLYPEKGKLKEALETLKGFDIGKPLVIEETFPLKSSPEEFEQFMQESRQYADGWIGFYWGKPLKEYQQGKTIGDAIMARWLEFFKENGPRFKEVQ, from the coding sequence ATGTGTGTGCGCTCGCTATCGGTTGTCTGTTGTCTGTTGTGTGCTTCGCTGCTGTCGGCGGCGGAACTGGAGTGGATTCAGGTCAGTGCGGATGGAAAATCGTTCGTGACGGCAGAGTCACACCAGCGGTTTGTTCCCTGGGGCTTCAATTACGATCACGACCGGGACGGCCGGTTGCTGGAAGATTACTGGAACAAAGAGTGGTCGGCGATCGAAGACGACTTCAAAGAGATGAAACAGCTGGGCGCGAATGTGGTGCGGATTCACATTCAGTTCGGGAAGTTCATGTCGGCCCCCGATCAGCCACGCGCGGAGGCACTCAAAAAACTGGGTGATCTACTGACGCTTGCCGAACGCACGGGACTTTACATCGATCTGACCGGTCTGGGCTGTTATCACAAACAGGATGTTCCGCCCTGGTATGATGCACTCAACGATCAACAGCGGTGGGAGGCCCAGACGCATTTCTGGTCTGCGGTGGCAAAGCAGTGTGCCGGGAGTCCGGCGATTTTCTGTTATGACCTGATGAATGAACCGGTGGTGCACGGGGGTAAGAAAAAAGGAACGGACTGGCTGGGCCCTGGATTTGCGGGCAAGCATTTCGTGCAGCGGATTACGCTCAGTCCGGACGAACGGACGCGACCTGAAATAGCAGCCGCGTGGATCAAAACGCTGGTCGAGGCGATTCACAAACAGGACGCGCGGCACCTGATTACCGTCGGAATGGTTCCCTGGAGCCTGGAACGGAAGGGGCTGCAGTCCGGTTTTGTGCCGGAGAAGGTGAGCGAGCATCTGGATTTCATTTGCGTGCATTTGTATCCCGAAAAGGGCAAGCTGAAGGAGGCGTTAGAGACGCTCAAAGGCTTTGATATCGGCAAGCCGCTGGTGATTGAAGAGACGTTCCCGCTGAAAAGTTCGCCTGAGGAGTTCGAACAGTTCATGCAGGAGTCTCGTCAATATGCTGACGGCTGGATCGGCTTTTACTGGGGGAAGCCGTTGAAAGAATATCAGCAGGGGAAAACGATCGGCGATGCGATCATGGCCCGCTGGCTGGAGTTCTTTAAAGAGAACGGACCCCGGTTTAAAGAGGTGCAGTAA
- a CDS encoding rhamnogalacturonan acetylesterase produces MKRTITPVVILFLLLISTGVQAAEPAIRIMLIGDSTVSTYTKRPKDKPDLTGWGQVFGEFFNDDVTVLNRAVSGRSSSSFIREGRWKSALQEKADYLFIQFGHNDCPGKGDRETDPATTYQDYLKKYIDEARAAGMQPVLVTPMTRRVFEKGKIKTILRPYAEAMLKVGREKNVPVIDLHRKSVARFNQLGNAGSAYFSPSKSDRTHFSGKGAREIAGLVAEEIPTKVPDLKPYLKQPAP; encoded by the coding sequence ATGAAACGCACCATTACTCCGGTTGTCATCCTCTTCCTGTTACTGATCAGCACCGGCGTCCAGGCTGCAGAACCGGCCATCCGTATCATGCTGATCGGCGACTCGACCGTCTCTACTTACACCAAACGTCCCAAAGACAAACCAGATCTCACCGGCTGGGGCCAGGTCTTCGGCGAATTTTTCAACGATGATGTCACCGTCCTGAACCGGGCCGTCTCCGGCCGCAGTTCCAGCAGCTTCATCCGGGAAGGGCGCTGGAAAAGTGCGCTCCAGGAAAAAGCGGATTACCTCTTCATCCAGTTCGGCCACAACGACTGCCCCGGCAAAGGCGATCGAGAAACCGATCCCGCCACCACCTATCAGGATTACCTCAAGAAGTACATCGACGAAGCCCGGGCCGCCGGCATGCAGCCGGTGCTGGTCACTCCCATGACGCGCCGTGTGTTTGAGAAGGGAAAAATCAAAACGATCCTGCGTCCCTACGCGGAAGCCATGCTCAAAGTCGGCCGGGAGAAAAACGTTCCCGTCATCGATCTACACCGCAAAAGCGTCGCCCGGTTCAATCAGCTGGGAAATGCGGGCAGTGCGTACTTCAGTCCCAGCAAATCGGACCGCACGCACTTCTCAGGCAAAGGCGCTCGAGAAATCGCCGGTCTGGTGGCGGAAGAAATTCCGACCAAAGTCCCCGACCTGAAACCGTACCTCAAACAACCAGCGCCCTGA